From a region of the Chitinophaga caseinilytica genome:
- a CDS encoding GNAT family N-acetyltransferase has protein sequence MHGNEALAQILGIDVPEQWTEYPEMVLVAYDKLRNDPSLLGWFFYLAIHKADNRLIGTAGFKGRPDADGAVEIGYEVSGPYREQGYATEMAEILIRFAFSHPYVSKVIAHTEEEYNAAVKVLQKSGLRFAGEINGREAGELWRWEISREQYLGG, from the coding sequence TTGCATGGGAATGAAGCATTAGCCCAGATCCTGGGAATAGACGTGCCGGAACAATGGACAGAATACCCTGAAATGGTATTGGTGGCCTACGACAAGTTACGCAACGATCCTTCCTTACTGGGTTGGTTCTTTTACCTGGCGATCCACAAGGCCGACAATCGCCTCATCGGCACCGCGGGTTTCAAGGGCCGGCCGGATGCGGATGGCGCGGTGGAAATCGGGTACGAAGTTTCCGGCCCTTACCGCGAGCAGGGATACGCCACTGAAATGGCGGAGATCCTTATCCGTTTTGCATTCAGCCATCCGTATGTGTCGAAGGTGATCGCGCATACGGAAGAAGAATATAATGCCGCCGTGAAAGTATTGCAGAAATCGGGGCTTCGCTTCGCCGGGGAAATCAACGGCCGGGAGGCCGGGGAACTTTGGCGCTGGGAAATCTCCCGGGAGCAATACCTCGGGGGCTGA
- a CDS encoding aminopeptidase C encodes MSMKNWMMGAAMLAGTSVMAQTMPLTNKAGSEYKFTILKSQDAFAVQNQGQTGTCWSFSGLSFFESELLRTGKGKDLNLSEMFVVRKMYPLKAANYVRMHGKANFGEGGGFPDDLLCLRNFGLVPQEAYDGNRDKTYNHAEMLGLLEGMVKTLGDAKTVNPNWQKAFTGVLDAYIGATPEQFQYKGKSYTPQTFAKELGLNADDYVIVSSFNHHPFYEQFVLEVPDNWNWEKVYNVPLNEFTQIAEQAVLNGYTLAWAADVSEKGFSFKDGLAIVPEKEWADYSDAERQALFTKPAKEKTITQENRQLGFDNFETQDDHGMHITGLAKDQEGKNYFIVKNSWGANNGCGGYFYASVPYFAYKTTCFMVNKKAIPAAIAKKMGI; translated from the coding sequence ATGAGCATGAAGAACTGGATGATGGGGGCGGCGATGCTCGCCGGCACCTCCGTCATGGCGCAAACAATGCCGCTCACCAACAAAGCGGGCAGCGAATACAAATTCACCATCCTCAAAAGCCAGGATGCCTTCGCGGTACAAAACCAGGGGCAAACCGGCACCTGCTGGTCTTTTTCCGGCCTCTCCTTTTTCGAATCCGAACTCCTCCGCACCGGTAAGGGCAAAGACCTGAACCTCAGCGAAATGTTCGTGGTCCGCAAAATGTATCCCCTCAAAGCCGCCAATTACGTGCGCATGCACGGAAAAGCCAACTTCGGTGAAGGCGGCGGTTTCCCCGACGATCTGCTCTGCCTTAGAAATTTCGGTCTCGTACCGCAGGAAGCATATGACGGCAACCGCGACAAAACCTACAACCACGCAGAAATGCTGGGCCTCCTCGAAGGCATGGTCAAAACCCTCGGCGACGCCAAAACGGTGAACCCGAATTGGCAAAAAGCCTTCACCGGCGTGCTCGACGCCTATATCGGCGCAACGCCCGAACAGTTCCAGTACAAAGGCAAAAGCTATACCCCGCAAACCTTCGCCAAAGAGCTCGGCCTCAATGCCGACGATTACGTGATCGTTTCCTCCTTCAACCACCATCCGTTCTACGAACAGTTCGTGCTGGAAGTGCCCGACAACTGGAACTGGGAAAAAGTATACAACGTTCCCCTGAACGAGTTCACCCAGATCGCCGAGCAAGCCGTCCTCAACGGTTACACCCTCGCATGGGCGGCCGATGTGAGCGAAAAAGGATTTTCTTTCAAAGATGGCCTCGCCATCGTACCTGAAAAAGAGTGGGCCGACTATTCCGACGCCGAGCGCCAGGCGCTGTTTACCAAGCCCGCGAAAGAAAAAACCATCACGCAGGAAAACCGCCAACTTGGTTTCGACAATTTCGAAACGCAGGACGACCACGGTATGCACATTACCGGCCTGGCCAAAGACCAGGAAGGCAAGAACTACTTCATCGTGAAGAATTCCTGGGGCGCCAATAACGGCTGCGGCGGCTACTTTTACGCTTCCGTTCCCTATTTCGCCTACAAGACCACCTGCTTCATGGTGAATAAAAAAGCCATCCCCGCCGCGATCGCGAAGAAAATGGGCATTTAA
- a CDS encoding DUF6934 family protein: MTVDPYKIIPRGGNQFDFESEGEHGFIRKRVEFNRLKPDEFNVGFGDLDAEGTLDDLKESNNGDLLKVFATIIKVMEDFLEIYPKASLLFTGSTQQRTRIYSMILKRYFPRFSRKYEITVLNNMSALNFELPYDPEKEIPVATFRIRKKVKDEQES, from the coding sequence TTGACTGTTGACCCGTACAAAATAATTCCGCGCGGCGGAAATCAATTTGATTTTGAGAGCGAAGGCGAGCACGGCTTCATCCGTAAAAGGGTGGAGTTTAACCGATTAAAGCCGGACGAATTCAATGTTGGCTTTGGCGATTTAGATGCTGAAGGAACGTTGGATGATCTTAAGGAATCCAACAACGGAGATCTGCTGAAGGTCTTTGCAACCATCATCAAGGTGATGGAGGATTTTTTGGAGATTTACCCGAAGGCCAGTCTGCTGTTTACGGGGAGTACACAGCAAAGAACGCGTATTTATTCGATGATCCTTAAAAGGTATTTCCCACGGTTTTCAAGAAAATATGAGATAACGGTATTGAATAATATGAGTGCGCTCAACTTTGAACTACCGTATGATCCGGAAAAGGAAATACCAGTTGCGACATTTAGAATACGAAAAAAAGTAAAGGATGAACAAGAGAGCTGA
- a CDS encoding L-threonylcarbamoyladenylate synthase, whose protein sequence is MRLELHPQNPNPRNLKTIIECLRDGGVVIYPTDTVYGMGCDIFKPEAVERIARIKGIDPKKSHFSFICYDLSHLTDYTKSVDTPLFRILKRALPGPYTFILPASKQVPKLLKTKRDTVGIRVPDNLICRTLVKELGNPVMSASLPIDEYVEEYTDPEIIHDKFGKLVDIVVDGGPGGVLMSTVVDCTGPEPMVVREGAGDWETVS, encoded by the coding sequence ATGAGACTAGAACTGCATCCGCAAAATCCGAATCCCCGGAACCTGAAAACGATCATCGAATGCCTCCGGGACGGAGGAGTGGTGATTTATCCGACAGACACGGTGTATGGCATGGGCTGCGACATTTTCAAGCCCGAAGCGGTGGAGCGGATTGCGCGGATCAAGGGGATCGACCCTAAAAAATCGCATTTTTCCTTCATCTGTTACGACCTGAGCCATCTTACGGATTATACCAAAAGTGTGGACACGCCGCTGTTCCGTATCCTGAAGCGGGCGTTACCGGGGCCGTATACCTTCATTCTGCCGGCCAGCAAACAGGTGCCGAAGCTCCTGAAAACGAAGCGCGACACCGTCGGTATCCGCGTTCCAGACAATCTTATTTGCCGGACGCTGGTGAAAGAACTGGGGAACCCGGTGATGAGTGCGTCGTTGCCCATCGACGAGTACGTCGAAGAATATACCGATCCCGAAATCATCCACGACAAATTCGGCAAGCTGGTGGATATTGTGGTGGATGGCGGCCCTGGCGGCGTGCTGATGTCTACCGTGGTAGACTGTACCGGCCCGGAGCCGATGGTGGTGCGCGAGGGCGCGGGGGATTGGGAAACCGTTAGCTGA
- the mtgA gene encoding monofunctional biosynthetic peptidoglycan transglycosylase — MAQLLYIVMLRWVNPPVTMTMIGSWFSLIGSDKSFHRDYVDLGEMSQHVKLAVIASEDQLFPDHDGFDFKSIEKALKHNQKSKKIRGASTISQQVAKNVFLWQGRSWVRKGLEVYFTFMIELCWSKKRILEMYLNVAETGEGIFGVEAAAQVYYKKPAANLNREEAAMIAACLPNPVKYTVNPPARITAWRQKRILQQMRNLAGDPDIAELITEPKAVKLSSKEADK, encoded by the coding sequence GTGGCACAACTGTTATACATCGTCATGCTCCGATGGGTGAACCCGCCCGTCACCATGACCATGATCGGCAGCTGGTTTTCCCTCATCGGTTCCGATAAATCTTTTCATCGCGATTATGTGGACCTCGGCGAAATGTCGCAACATGTCAAACTGGCCGTTATCGCCAGCGAAGACCAGTTGTTCCCCGATCATGACGGTTTCGATTTCAAATCCATCGAAAAAGCCCTCAAGCATAACCAGAAAAGCAAAAAGATCCGCGGCGCCTCCACCATCAGCCAACAGGTCGCCAAAAACGTTTTCCTCTGGCAGGGCCGGAGTTGGGTGCGCAAAGGGCTGGAAGTTTACTTCACTTTCATGATCGAACTGTGCTGGAGCAAGAAGCGCATCCTGGAAATGTACCTCAACGTGGCCGAAACCGGTGAAGGCATCTTCGGTGTGGAGGCCGCTGCGCAGGTATATTACAAAAAACCAGCGGCCAACCTGAACCGCGAAGAAGCCGCCATGATCGCCGCATGCCTCCCCAACCCCGTCAAATACACGGTGAATCCCCCCGCCCGCATCACCGCCTGGCGACAGAAACGCATCCTCCAGCAAATGCGCAACCTCGCGGGAGACCCCGACATCGCCGAGCTGATCACGGAGCCGAAAGCGGTTAAATTATCTTCGAAAGAAGCCGATAAATAG
- a CDS encoding ATP-binding protein yields the protein MKRIVVIGPESTGKSTLSQQLAAFYKTEWVPEFARAYLESLGRPYEREDLWHIAQGQLAAEDEAAARGRDFIVCDTDLYVIKVWSEAKYGECDPRILEQIAVRKYHGYLLTYIDIPWEDDPLREHPLPEERLYYYNIYRDIVINSEVPWADVRGDHNQRLETAVEAVRGMIG from the coding sequence GTGAAGAGAATCGTAGTCATCGGTCCGGAATCCACGGGCAAAAGTACCCTCAGCCAGCAATTGGCGGCCTTCTACAAAACGGAGTGGGTCCCCGAGTTCGCACGGGCCTACCTCGAATCGCTGGGCCGGCCGTACGAAAGGGAAGACCTCTGGCACATCGCGCAGGGGCAGCTCGCAGCGGAAGACGAAGCCGCCGCCCGCGGGAGGGATTTCATCGTCTGCGACACCGATCTCTATGTCATCAAAGTCTGGAGCGAAGCGAAGTACGGAGAATGCGACCCGCGCATTCTCGAACAGATCGCCGTCCGGAAATACCACGGCTACCTGCTCACTTATATCGATATCCCCTGGGAAGACGATCCCCTCCGCGAGCACCCCCTCCCGGAAGAACGGCTGTATTATTATAATATCTACCGCGATATCGTCATCAATTCGGAGGTGCCCTGGGCCGATGTCCGCGGCGATCATAACCAGCGCCTCGAAACAGCGGTGGAAGCGGTGCGTGGGATGATCGGCTGA
- the pnuC gene encoding nicotinamide riboside transporter PnuC → MDGFIQQVIDGFLQMSWQEATGVIFGIVSVFCSRANSVWVYPTGLVSTGFFTYLFAKPGVGLYAEAGLNAYYFVMSVYGWYNWTRQKDGHHAVGISWMSRRDWQIALGIVVVGWVFIWWVLRSFTDSTVPILDALVSATAWSGMWLLAKRKIENWVMLNVSNFIAVPLLLYKGLAPTAVLTVILFIVAVNGYFHWRRIYREQLNEQA, encoded by the coding sequence ATGGACGGATTTATTCAGCAGGTGATAGACGGATTTCTGCAGATGTCGTGGCAGGAAGCTACCGGTGTGATCTTCGGGATCGTGAGCGTGTTTTGTTCGCGGGCCAATAGTGTGTGGGTGTATCCGACGGGGCTCGTCAGCACGGGGTTTTTCACTTACCTGTTCGCGAAACCCGGCGTGGGCTTGTATGCCGAAGCCGGGTTGAACGCGTATTATTTCGTCATGAGCGTGTACGGCTGGTATAATTGGACGCGGCAGAAAGACGGGCACCATGCGGTAGGGATTTCGTGGATGAGCCGCCGCGACTGGCAGATCGCGCTGGGGATTGTTGTGGTGGGATGGGTTTTCATCTGGTGGGTGTTGCGGTCTTTTACCGACAGTACGGTACCGATCCTGGATGCGCTCGTGTCGGCCACGGCCTGGAGCGGGATGTGGCTGCTGGCGAAGCGGAAGATCGAAAACTGGGTGATGCTGAACGTTTCGAATTTCATCGCGGTGCCGTTGCTGCTGTATAAAGGGCTTGCGCCGACTGCTGTATTAACCGTAATTTTGTTCATCGTGGCCGTCAATGGATATTTCCACTGGCGCCGTATCTACCGGGAACAACTAAACGAACAGGCGTGA
- a CDS encoding PNGase F N-terminal domain-containing protein translates to MKGILFGCAMVLTSATVSAQQTEAVVTYGFRNNGKESRGEQTLLIQGKRAAVGASGRQTEQQFLSYADKATFQLLQSKNGTFTLKKPFGEYIKPELLPGIDTVAGIPCKKAKAIIRSNTIEIWYTDALAIKGSPQISIAPGLGLILKIVRNGNSETFAKKIEYRKVTNEELKWPASWGKLVSEPAYQRQVIDSRYAIVPIFQSEQISWGNKIDNPQGYPLNATYHFAGGTVVLKKVNLPEVKSGQRLFAELVQYSNGDAYDRTGSVFVVPTDKARSFLEGLEKGANVLPAFKGRNGKAYQGYVSTDDYNAPLEVMRFFTPFGVRHFNKQVQIEGYPWADSAVFKQDISDLAPRLQGDVYIGIYIGNYDKGGHKASLSFKYYPGYDGEGKPEPKKWVQPVFNSTNVMEMAGQEYATFFDQDSLTVTVNVPQGVKNLKLRYITTGHGGWGGGDEFNPKLNEIYVDGQRAYHFIPWREDCATYRLLNPASGNFGNGLSSSDLSRSNWCPGTLTLPTDIPLPQLTPGKHTIQVTIPLGKPEGGSFSFWNVSGVLIGDQE, encoded by the coding sequence ATGAAAGGAATTCTATTCGGATGCGCGATGGTGCTGACTTCGGCAACCGTATCCGCGCAACAGACCGAGGCCGTGGTCACCTACGGCTTCCGCAATAACGGGAAAGAATCCCGCGGCGAACAAACCCTACTGATCCAGGGGAAACGCGCTGCTGTTGGGGCTTCTGGCAGACAAACGGAACAACAGTTCCTCAGTTATGCAGACAAAGCCACCTTCCAGCTGCTGCAATCCAAAAACGGGACTTTCACCCTGAAGAAACCCTTCGGCGAATACATCAAGCCCGAGCTCCTCCCGGGAATAGACACCGTAGCCGGCATCCCCTGTAAAAAAGCCAAAGCCATCATCCGGTCAAACACCATCGAAATCTGGTACACCGACGCGCTGGCCATCAAAGGGTCGCCGCAGATCTCCATCGCGCCGGGACTGGGCCTCATTCTCAAAATCGTCCGCAACGGCAACAGCGAAACCTTCGCCAAAAAGATCGAATATAGAAAAGTGACGAACGAAGAGCTGAAATGGCCCGCCTCCTGGGGCAAACTCGTGTCTGAGCCCGCGTACCAGCGCCAGGTGATCGACAGCCGGTATGCCATCGTTCCCATCTTCCAAAGCGAACAGATCAGCTGGGGCAACAAGATCGATAACCCGCAAGGCTATCCGCTCAATGCCACCTATCATTTCGCCGGCGGCACCGTGGTGCTGAAAAAAGTGAACCTTCCCGAAGTGAAATCCGGCCAGCGGCTCTTTGCCGAACTGGTGCAATATTCGAACGGAGATGCGTATGACCGTACGGGTTCCGTGTTCGTGGTGCCGACAGACAAGGCCCGCAGTTTCCTCGAAGGGCTGGAAAAAGGCGCAAACGTGCTGCCCGCTTTCAAAGGCCGGAACGGAAAAGCTTACCAGGGCTACGTTTCCACAGACGATTACAATGCGCCGCTGGAAGTGATGCGCTTCTTCACACCGTTCGGGGTCCGTCATTTCAATAAGCAGGTACAGATCGAAGGGTATCCCTGGGCGGATTCCGCGGTTTTCAAACAAGACATTTCCGACCTGGCGCCCCGCCTGCAGGGCGATGTGTATATCGGCATCTACATCGGGAACTACGATAAAGGCGGTCATAAGGCCAGTCTTTCATTCAAATATTATCCCGGGTACGACGGCGAAGGCAAGCCCGAGCCGAAGAAATGGGTGCAGCCGGTCTTCAATTCCACCAACGTCATGGAAATGGCGGGACAGGAATACGCGACCTTCTTCGACCAGGATTCGCTGACAGTGACGGTGAACGTTCCGCAGGGCGTGAAAAACCTCAAGCTGCGCTACATCACCACCGGCCATGGCGGCTGGGGCGGCGGAGACGAGTTCAATCCCAAGCTTAACGAGATTTATGTGGACGGCCAGCGTGCATACCACTTCATTCCCTGGAGGGAAGATTGCGCCACCTATCGCCTGCTGAACCCGGCTTCGGGGAATTTCGGGAACGGCCTTTCCTCTTCCGACTTGAGCAGAAGCAACTGGTGCCCCGGAACGCTGACGCTGCCGACTGACATTCCACTGCCGCAGCTCACGCCCGGGAAACATACCATCCAGGTGACGATCCCGCTTGGCAAGCCCGAAGGCGGAAGTTTCAGTTTCTGGAATGTGTCCGGCGTATTGATCGGCGATCAGGAATAA
- a CDS encoding NifU family protein translates to MIKTGNPIISIYTEMTPNPETMKFVANKLLYPNKSIDFPDAASTGPSPLAAELFTFPFIRGVFIASNFVTLTKTNDTDWADVIPTIRQFLKEYLEDNRAVINEDEIKAAPVMSGDDSDVVTRIKDLLENAVKPAVEMDGGAIQFKNYEDGVVTVILQGSCSGCPSSMITLKSGIEGIMKRMIPEVKEVVAESE, encoded by the coding sequence ATGATCAAAACAGGAAATCCCATCATCAGTATCTATACGGAAATGACGCCGAATCCGGAAACGATGAAGTTTGTGGCGAACAAGCTCCTGTATCCGAATAAATCCATCGATTTCCCCGATGCGGCCAGCACCGGCCCGAGCCCGCTCGCAGCCGAGCTTTTCACTTTCCCCTTCATCCGCGGCGTATTCATAGCCAGCAATTTCGTGACGCTGACCAAAACCAACGATACCGATTGGGCAGACGTGATCCCCACCATCCGCCAGTTCCTCAAGGAATACCTGGAAGATAACCGTGCGGTGATCAATGAAGACGAGATCAAAGCGGCCCCCGTAATGAGCGGAGACGACAGCGATGTGGTTACCCGCATCAAAGACCTCCTGGAAAACGCCGTGAAACCCGCCGTGGAAATGGACGGTGGCGCCATCCAGTTCAAAAATTACGAAGATGGTGTGGTTACCGTGATCCTGCAGGGTTCCTGCTCCGGTTGCCCGTCGTCCATGATCACCCTCAAATCCGGCATCGAAGGCATCATGAAACGCATGATCCCCGAAGTGAAGGAAGTGGTGGCCGAATCCGAATAA
- a CDS encoding methylglyoxal synthase — protein sequence MLQTKTLHARKRIALIAHDHKKAELLEWATYNKTVLVRHELYATGTTGKLIEEALDVSVRKLLSGPLGGDQQIGAAVAEGRIDVIIFFWDPMEALPHDPDIKALLRLGVVWNIPMASNRASADFLMTSPLMHQEYNVILPDYSQYLGRKV from the coding sequence ATGTTACAGACTAAAACCCTGCATGCCCGCAAGCGGATTGCACTGATCGCGCACGATCACAAAAAAGCGGAACTGCTGGAATGGGCGACGTACAACAAAACGGTGCTCGTGCGCCACGAGCTGTACGCCACCGGCACCACCGGCAAGCTCATCGAAGAAGCGCTCGACGTTTCCGTGCGTAAGCTCCTCAGCGGCCCGCTGGGCGGCGATCAGCAGATCGGTGCGGCCGTTGCCGAAGGGCGGATAGACGTGATCATCTTTTTCTGGGACCCCATGGAGGCCCTGCCCCATGACCCCGACATCAAAGCCCTGCTACGGCTGGGCGTGGTCTGGAACATCCCCATGGCCTCCAACCGGGCTTCGGCGGATTTCCTCATGACCTCCCCGTTGATGCACCAGGAATACAACGTCATCCTCCCGGATTACAGCCAGTACCTCGGCCGGAAAGTGTAA
- a CDS encoding DUF3500 domain-containing protein: MKTLIIPICLFFNCICGKAYPQSKLPAKAAAPTLEQAAQDLFFDLGKEKLAKMTAPFDGEQRTEWHFVPKDRFGLRLKDMTQTQQEKAFALVNLCLSKDGARKAKGVVELEAILREVEGRAINDTYRDTGNFYFAVFGSPFAGKPWGLRMEGHHVSLNFTILNNHVLSAGPGFLGANPARVADGPHKGHQLLKGETDLAFTLVNGLDEKQRKTAMVAEKAPSDIITGNKRRAWQLDPPGIGWASLHPAQQRQLRTLIDEYIGRYTRLMKDILWKEIETAGMDSIRFAWAGATSWGQGHYYRIQGPTFLIEYDNTQNNANHVHSVFRELKNDFGDDALKRHYDTDHR, translated from the coding sequence ATGAAAACGCTCATCATTCCCATATGTTTATTTTTCAACTGTATTTGCGGAAAAGCATACCCACAGTCCAAACTTCCGGCCAAAGCCGCCGCGCCAACGTTGGAACAGGCCGCGCAGGATTTGTTTTTCGACCTGGGGAAGGAAAAATTGGCGAAGATGACCGCTCCGTTCGACGGGGAACAGCGGACCGAGTGGCATTTCGTGCCGAAAGACCGCTTCGGCCTGCGGCTGAAAGACATGACGCAAACCCAGCAGGAGAAGGCCTTTGCGCTGGTGAACCTTTGCCTGAGCAAAGACGGCGCCCGCAAAGCGAAAGGCGTGGTGGAGCTGGAAGCCATCTTACGGGAAGTGGAAGGCCGCGCCATCAACGATACTTACCGCGACACGGGGAATTTCTACTTCGCCGTGTTCGGAAGCCCTTTCGCCGGCAAGCCCTGGGGCCTGCGGATGGAGGGGCATCACGTGTCCCTCAACTTTACCATCCTCAATAACCACGTGCTGTCTGCCGGCCCGGGGTTCCTCGGCGCCAATCCCGCGCGGGTGGCGGATGGTCCGCATAAAGGCCATCAATTGCTGAAAGGGGAAACCGACCTGGCGTTCACGCTCGTCAACGGGCTCGACGAAAAACAGCGTAAAACCGCCATGGTAGCGGAAAAGGCGCCGTCAGACATTATTACCGGCAACAAGCGCCGCGCCTGGCAGCTCGATCCGCCGGGGATCGGTTGGGCATCGCTGCATCCTGCGCAGCAGCGGCAGCTCCGCACGCTGATCGATGAGTATATTGGCCGGTATACGCGGCTGATGAAGGATATTTTGTGGAAAGAGATCGAAACGGCGGGGATGGACAGTATCCGTTTCGCCTGGGCGGGCGCTACCAGCTGGGGCCAGGGCCATTATTACCGCATCCAGGGGCCAACGTTCCTCATCGAATACGACAATACGCAGAACAATGCGAACCACGTGCATTCGGTGTTCCGGGAACTGAAAAACGATTTCGGGGACGATGCGCTCAAGCGCCACTACGACACCGATCACCGGTGA
- a CDS encoding glycoside hydrolase family 10 protein — translation MVKHLLTGLLLCGSFLHPAKAQQPPKREFRAVWISTIANIDWPSRKGLPPDQQRAEFIELLDFHQRNGMNAIILQVRPAADAFYPSPYEPWSEYLTGKQGQPPIPYYDPLEFMITETHKRGMEFHAWFNPYRAVANIRGSSIAANHITRTRPQWFVTYGDKKYFDPGIPEVRSYVTELIRDVVKRYDIDAVHFDDYFYPYRIPGKDFPDISSWRLYGKGMGLDEWRRFNVDTIIQMLSSVIKETKPWVKFGISPFGVWRNQEKDFSGSPTRAGVTNYDDLYADVIKWQRLGWIDYLTPQLYWEFGHRLVAYEVLVDWWSKHAYGRHMYIGHGAYRLGSSAAWRNPRELPNQIAATRAYSNIHGSAFFSSRSFDGNPFGINDSLRNHLYKYPALVPTMPWIDDKAPLAPYFTDAFEKDGGLEIRWADDDTSHQTHQYVLYRFEEGQVINVSDPTKIIAMVPQMPDPVFMDRQYIKGRSYIYIVTALDRMHNESMISDPMRVEMVNGSVKFEFAP, via the coding sequence ATGGTGAAGCACTTATTGACCGGACTACTACTGTGCGGCAGCTTTCTGCATCCCGCAAAGGCGCAGCAGCCCCCCAAACGGGAGTTCAGGGCGGTATGGATATCAACGATAGCAAACATCGACTGGCCCTCGCGGAAAGGGTTGCCGCCCGATCAGCAGCGCGCTGAATTTATCGAGCTGCTGGATTTTCACCAGCGGAACGGGATGAACGCCATCATCCTGCAGGTGCGGCCTGCGGCGGATGCGTTCTATCCTTCCCCTTACGAGCCCTGGAGCGAATACCTCACCGGAAAACAAGGCCAACCGCCCATCCCGTATTACGATCCGCTGGAATTCATGATCACGGAAACGCATAAACGTGGAATGGAATTCCATGCCTGGTTCAACCCCTATCGCGCCGTAGCCAACATCCGCGGCAGCAGCATCGCCGCCAATCATATCACCCGCACCCGGCCACAGTGGTTCGTGACGTACGGCGACAAAAAATATTTCGACCCGGGCATCCCGGAAGTCCGCTCCTACGTCACCGAGCTCATCCGCGACGTAGTGAAACGCTACGATATCGACGCCGTTCATTTCGACGATTACTTTTACCCTTACCGCATTCCCGGGAAAGATTTCCCCGATATCAGCTCCTGGCGGCTGTATGGCAAAGGCATGGGGCTCGACGAATGGCGGCGCTTCAACGTAGATACCATCATCCAGATGCTCAGCAGCGTTATCAAGGAAACCAAGCCCTGGGTGAAGTTCGGGATCAGTCCATTCGGTGTTTGGCGCAACCAGGAGAAGGATTTCTCCGGTTCCCCTACCCGCGCGGGCGTCACGAATTACGACGATCTGTATGCCGATGTTATCAAATGGCAGCGCCTCGGCTGGATCGATTACCTCACGCCGCAGCTGTACTGGGAGTTCGGGCACCGGCTGGTGGCGTATGAAGTGCTGGTAGACTGGTGGTCGAAGCACGCCTACGGCCGGCATATGTATATCGGCCACGGGGCTTACCGGCTGGGGAGCAGCGCCGCATGGCGGAACCCGCGGGAATTGCCCAACCAGATCGCGGCTACGCGGGCTTACAGCAATATTCATGGGAGCGCGTTTTTCAGCAGCCGCTCGTTCGACGGTAACCCGTTCGGTATCAACGACTCCCTGCGCAACCACTTGTATAAATACCCGGCGTTGGTGCCCACGATGCCCTGGATAGACGATAAGGCGCCGCTGGCGCCCTATTTCACGGACGCTTTCGAGAAAGACGGCGGGCTGGAGATCCGTTGGGCGGACGACGACACTTCGCACCAGACGCATCAATATGTATTATACCGGTTCGAGGAGGGCCAGGTGATCAATGTGAGCGACCCGACGAAGATCATCGCAATGGTGCCGCAGATGCCGGACCCCGTTTTCATGGACCGTCAATATATTAAAGGGCGCTCCTATATTTATATCGTTACCGCGCTGGACCGTATGCACAATGAAAGCATGATCAGTGATCCGATGCGGGTGGAAATGGTGAATGGGTCGGTGAAATTCGAATTTGCGCCCTGA